From Candidatus Zixiibacteriota bacterium:
TGGCGCCGGTCCATCAGCCGGTCCACGCCCAGAGCCATCGTCCGCTTCCGGTGGCGGCGATGGCGGCCCGGTCGACGCCGATTTCGAGGTCGTCGACGACAAGGACAAGAAGTAGGTTGGGTGCTCTGCGCCCGCCAAGATGCTGATGTAGGGTGCGTGCTTTGCACGCACCGGCCGTTGTGAGCGAAGGTGCCGACGCCGGTGAACAAACGGGACTATTACGATATCCTCGGTGTTGACCGCGACGCCGACACCGAGGAGATCAAGAAGGCGTACCGCAAGCAGGCGGTGCGCTTCCATCCCGACAAGAACCCCGGGGACAAGTCCGCCGAGGAGAAATTCAAGGAAGCGACCGAGGCGTACGAGGTCCTGAAGGACCCCGAGAAACGCCGGACCTATGACCAATTCGGCCATGCCGGGTTGTCGGGCGCCGCGGCCGGGCCGGGTGGGTTTGGCGGTTTCTCCGGCTTCGATATCAACGATGCCCTGCGCGCCTTCATGCGCGACTTCGGTGTCGGCGGCGGGTTTGAGGACCTTTTCGGGATGGGTGGCGGACGATCGCGGGCCCAGAGCGGCCCGGTCGGCGGCGCCGATCTGCGCGTGCGTCTGAAGCTGACCCTGGAGGAAATCGCCCACGGGGTCGAAAAGAAGATCCGACTCAAAAGACTCATTCCCTGCGACGACTGCCATGGCACCGGCGCGGCTCCCGGTCACAAGCCGGTGACTTGCCCGCAATGCCATGGCACCGGCGAAGTACGGCAGGTCTCGCGCTCGATCTTCGGACAATTCGTGAATATCTCGACCTGTCCGCGTTGCCATGGGGCCGGTGAAACCATCGACAAACCGTGCCCCACCTGCCGCGGCGAAGGACGGGTCGAGGGGCACTCGACCATATCCGTCGATGTTCCTCCCGGAGTTTCCTCGGGAAACTACATCACCGTTCGCGGCGCCGGCCATGCCGGTCCGCGCGGCGGCCCGTCCGGGGACGCCATCGTCCTGATCGAAGAGCAGGACCACGAGCAATTCGAACGCCACGGCAATGATGTTTTGTACCGTCTGCCGATCAGTTTTTCGCAGGCGGCGTTGGGCGACTCGGTCGTCGTGCCGACGCTCGATGGCTCGGTGAAGTTGAAGATCCCCTCCGGGACACAGTCGGGACGGCTGTTCCGCTTAAGAGGCAAGGGAATCCCGCACCTGCGCGGCGGCGGTTCCGGCGATCAACTGGTGCAGGTCTTTGTTTGGACGCCGACCGATCTTTCCTCTGATGAGCGCGCGCTGCTGGAAAAACTCAGCCGTTCTCGCGGCGGCCAGCCCCCCAAGCCCGACCGCTCGTTCTTCGACAAGCTCCGCTCCGGCTTCGGGGGGTGACCTCTCTGTTACAGACACACGTCTCGCCGGGCGGCCACACAGGGCCGCCCCTACGAACACGTGGCAAATCGGCCGTAGAGGCGGGCCTGTGTGCCCGCCCATTTTCATTGCCGGGGAAACCGGATCATCACTTCTTCGATGGGCAT
This genomic window contains:
- the dnaJ gene encoding molecular chaperone DnaJ, with amino-acid sequence MNKRDYYDILGVDRDADTEEIKKAYRKQAVRFHPDKNPGDKSAEEKFKEATEAYEVLKDPEKRRTYDQFGHAGLSGAAAGPGGFGGFSGFDINDALRAFMRDFGVGGGFEDLFGMGGGRSRAQSGPVGGADLRVRLKLTLEEIAHGVEKKIRLKRLIPCDDCHGTGAAPGHKPVTCPQCHGTGEVRQVSRSIFGQFVNISTCPRCHGAGETIDKPCPTCRGEGRVEGHSTISVDVPPGVSSGNYITVRGAGHAGPRGGPSGDAIVLIEEQDHEQFERHGNDVLYRLPISFSQAALGDSVVVPTLDGSVKLKIPSGTQSGRLFRLRGKGIPHLRGGGSGDQLVQVFVWTPTDLSSDERALLEKLSRSRGGQPPKPDRSFFDKLRSGFGG